The proteins below are encoded in one region of Vicia villosa cultivar HV-30 ecotype Madison, WI unplaced genomic scaffold, Vvil1.0 ctg.001989F_1_1, whole genome shotgun sequence:
- the LOC131637395 gene encoding uncharacterized protein LOC131637395, with amino-acid sequence MGPYQILSRVGEVAYQLALPPSLSGIHDVFHVSQLRRFVPDTFRPILPDSVEVEPDLSYDPQPCGILEYASRSLRNKEKPLVKVLWDETRPEEATWELESEMRESYPQLFW; translated from the coding sequence ATGGGACCGTACCAGATTCTGAGTCGGGTAGGCGAAGTGGCTTATCAGTTAGCATTGCCACCTTCACTATCAGGAatacatgatgtgttccatgtatctcaaCTCCGAAGGTTCGTGCCTGACACTTTCCGCCCTATCCTCCCAGATTCTGTCGAAGTAGAACCAGATCTCTCCTATGATCCACAACCTTGCGGTATTTTGGAGTATGCTAGCAGGTCTCTAAGGAACAAAGAGAAACCTCTTGTAAAAGTGTTGTGGGATGAGAcgcgtcctgaggaagctacGTGGGAGCTTGAGTCAGAGATGCGGGAATCCTACCCTCAATTGTTCTGGTGA